A single region of the Ziziphus jujuba cultivar Dongzao chromosome 10, ASM3175591v1 genome encodes:
- the LOC107403531 gene encoding uncharacterized protein LOC107403531 isoform X2, with translation MSAAASSLGPGCLTASAKATTHFHNSHNAKAVSLPVSANRNSNHTFFSFNSKVLAFPPPLSISTKSSSSVKTAVAAVDSDQISSSDPSDNNKEAKRYYFVVANAKFMLDEEEHFKELLFERLRLYGERNKEQDFWLVIEPKFLDNFPNITKRLKRPAVALVSTNGPWITFMKLRLDRVLSESYAAESIEEALASNPTNIEFEKPEKWVAPYPKYEYGWWEAFLPPGSKEEAKV, from the exons ATGAGCGCAGCGGCGAGTAGTCTAGGACCGGGTTGCTTGACAGCCTCTGCAAAGGCAACAACCCATTTTCACAACAGCCACAATGCCAAAGCAGTTTCTCTTCCCGTCTCTGCAAACCGTAATTCCAACCACACTTTCTTCTCCTTCAATTCGAAAGTTTTAGCTTTTCCTCCTCCATTATCCATTTCcaccaagtcctcctcctccgTCAAGACAGCTGTCGCCGCCGTTGACTCCGACCAGATTAGTTCCTCTGATCCCTCCGACAACAACAAG GAAGCCAAAAGGTATTACTTTGTGGTTGCAAATGCAAAATTCATGCTGGATGAGGAAGAGCATTTCAAGGAGCTCTTGTTTGAGCGCCTTCGTCTCTATGGAGAGCGCAACAAAGAGCAGGATTTCTGGCTTGTGATTGAGCCCAAGTTCTTGGATAACTTCCCTAACATTACTAAGAGATTGAAAAGACCTGCCGTTGCTCTTGTTTCCACCAATGGCCCCTGGATCAC GTTCATGAAGCTGAGATTGGATCGAGTATTGTCTGAGAGTTATGCAGCTGAGAGTATCGAAGAAGCACTGGCTTCTAATCCTACCAACATTGAGTTTGAGAAGCCTGAAAAGTGGGTAGCACCCTACCCAAAGTATGAATATGGTTGGTGGGAGGCCTTCCTGCCCCCTGGATCCAAAGAGGAGGCAAAAGTATAG
- the LOC107403544 gene encoding cytochrome P450 714C2: protein MVAELELIKMLASSIAAVGLIGVVVSLYNALVVKPRRLRSLLTKQGIRGPPSTLLLGNIMEINKSQARTITGLAPAGEAPANHNCSGVLNSLFEQWRRQYGDVYVFALGNTQVLCVNQPEIVREITTCTSLDLGKPLFQDLDPLLGQGILTSNGTFWAQQRKILAPELYMDKVKGMMNLITECAIIMVNSWNSIIETEGGTADIKIDNHMRSFSGDVISRACFGSNFSKGEEIFHKIRSLQKLMSKKGFSFGIPGSSYLPTKINREAWALEKEVAYLILKVVKEKQEARYKKDLLQMVLERAKNGDPHQEATDRIVVDNCKNVYLAGYETTAVTATWCLMLLAANQNWQDRVRAEVLQVCKGRSTPDYDMLNKMKQLTMVIHESLRLYPPATTISREVFKDMKFGDITVPKGVTIWATVMALHTDPKIWGPDSYKFNPDRFANGIAGACKPPYLYMPFGVGPRVCLGQNLAMIELKLLLALIVSNFSFSLSPKYIHAPAIRLLLEPEHGVDLLVRKL from the exons ATGGTGGCTGAGTTAGAGCTGATAAAGATGTTAGCTTCGTCCATTGCAGCGGTCGGATTGATAGGGGTTGTGGTGAGTCTATACAATGCTTTGGTGGTTAAGCCAAGAAGACTTCGATCCTTATTAACCAAGCAGGGCATCAGAGGACCACCATCCACGCTTCTTCTAGGAAATATTATGGAGATCAATAAATCCCAAGCTCGAACCATCACCGGCCTCGCTCCTGCCGGTGAAGCCCCTGCTAACCACAACTGCTCCGGTGTTCTCAATTCCTTATTTGAGCAATGGAGGAGGCAATACG GTGATGTATATGTGTTTGCTCTTGGTAACACCCAAGTATTATGCGTGAATCAACCTGAGATTGTGAGGGAGATAACAACTTGTACATCTTTGGACTTGGGAAAACCTTTATTCCAGGACCTTGATCCTTTACTTGGTCAGGGAATTCTAACTTCAAATGGCACTTTCTGGGCTCAACAGAGAAAAATCCTTGCTCCTGAGCTCTATATGGACAAGGTTAAG GGAATGATGAACTTAATAACAGAGTGTGCAATCATTATGGTCAACTCCTGGAATAGTATAATTGAGACAGAAGGAGGAACCGCAGACATTAAGATAGATAACCATATGAGAAGCTTCTCTGGAGATGTTATCTCAAGGGCATGTTTTGGAAGCAATTTTTCCAAAGGGGAAGAGATTTTCCACAAAATAAGATCTCTGCAGAAGCTTATGTCCAAGAAAGGCTTCTCCTTTGGCATTCCAGGCAGCAG CTATCTTCCTACAAAGATCAATAGAGAAGCCTGGGCTTTAGAAAAAGAGGTGGCATATTTGATACTGAAAGTGGTGAAGGAGAAACAGGAAGCTAGATACAAGAAAGACCTCCTCCAAATGGTTCTTGAGCGTGCTAAAAATGGTGACCCTCACCAAGAAGCAACTGACCGCATCGTAGTTGACAACTGCAAGAACGTATACTTGGCTGGCTATGAAACCACTGCAGTTACAGCCACATGGTGCCTCATGTTGTTGGCTGCAAACCAAAATTGGCAAGATCGTGTCCGAGCAGAAGTCCTCCAAGTTTGCAAAGGTCGCAGTACTCCCGATTATGATATGCTCAATAAGATGAAACAG ctaACAATGGTGATTCATGAATCATTGCGCCTCTATCCCCCAGCTACTACAATATCAAGGGAGGTTTTCAAGGACATGAAGTTCGGAGACATCACTGTTCCAAAAGGTGTCACTATCTGGGCCACGGTCATGGCATTGCACACTGATCCAAAAATATGGGGACCCGACAGCTACAAGTTCAACCCAGATAGATTTGCAAATGGGATAGCTGGAGCTTGCAAGCCTCCATATTTATACATGCCATTTGGGGTTGGACCTCGGGTATGTCTTGGACAGAACTTGGCCATGATTGAGCTCAAGTTACTTTTGGCTCTAATTGTTTCCAACTTCTCCTTCTCACTCTCCCCCAAGTATATCCATGCGCCGGCTATTCGTTTGCTACTAGAACCAGAACATGGAGTTGATCTTTTGGTTAGGAAGTTATGA
- the LOC107403531 gene encoding uncharacterized protein LOC107403531 isoform X1, protein MSAAASSLGPGCLTASAKATTHFHNSHNAKAVSLPVSANRNSNHTFFSFNSKVLAFPPPLSISTKSSSSVKTAVAAVDSDQISSSDPSDNNKQQEAKRYYFVVANAKFMLDEEEHFKELLFERLRLYGERNKEQDFWLVIEPKFLDNFPNITKRLKRPAVALVSTNGPWITFMKLRLDRVLSESYAAESIEEALASNPTNIEFEKPEKWVAPYPKYEYGWWEAFLPPGSKEEAKV, encoded by the exons ATGAGCGCAGCGGCGAGTAGTCTAGGACCGGGTTGCTTGACAGCCTCTGCAAAGGCAACAACCCATTTTCACAACAGCCACAATGCCAAAGCAGTTTCTCTTCCCGTCTCTGCAAACCGTAATTCCAACCACACTTTCTTCTCCTTCAATTCGAAAGTTTTAGCTTTTCCTCCTCCATTATCCATTTCcaccaagtcctcctcctccgTCAAGACAGCTGTCGCCGCCGTTGACTCCGACCAGATTAGTTCCTCTGATCCCTCCGACAACAACAAG CAACAGGAAGCCAAAAGGTATTACTTTGTGGTTGCAAATGCAAAATTCATGCTGGATGAGGAAGAGCATTTCAAGGAGCTCTTGTTTGAGCGCCTTCGTCTCTATGGAGAGCGCAACAAAGAGCAGGATTTCTGGCTTGTGATTGAGCCCAAGTTCTTGGATAACTTCCCTAACATTACTAAGAGATTGAAAAGACCTGCCGTTGCTCTTGTTTCCACCAATGGCCCCTGGATCAC GTTCATGAAGCTGAGATTGGATCGAGTATTGTCTGAGAGTTATGCAGCTGAGAGTATCGAAGAAGCACTGGCTTCTAATCCTACCAACATTGAGTTTGAGAAGCCTGAAAAGTGGGTAGCACCCTACCCAAAGTATGAATATGGTTGGTGGGAGGCCTTCCTGCCCCCTGGATCCAAAGAGGAGGCAAAAGTATAG
- the LOC107403532 gene encoding reticulon-like protein B4: MLDPVDVDIADADFLSDRGEDLHTDDDSDSDIDNYCHQFTCKNRLFGRQKPLHLVLGRGRCADIILWRNKEKSACILAGATVIWLLFEKIDYHLLTFVCHFLLLVLVPLFLWFSVASFTHISPPEVPEIIIPRDLFVAIALQMRIEYIGALRILGDASFGTDTKKFFKVIVALWGLSVLGSWFNFLTLFYLATVIVMVVPVLYEKYEDTVDTFAEKALVELKIQYKLLNENVLQKIPKAIMSYKNKKQH; the protein is encoded by the exons atgctggaTCCAGTAGATGTGGATATTGCTGATGCTGATTTTCTCAGTGATAGAGGTGAAGATCTTCATACTGATGATGATTCTGATTCTGATATTGATAATTACTGTCATCAGTTTACTTGCAAGAATCGCTTATTTGGCCGCCAGAAGCCTCTCCATTTGGTCCTTGGCCGTGGAAGAT GTGCTGACATTATATTATGGCGGAATAAGGAAAAATCAGCATGCATACTTGCCGGTGCAACAGTTATATGGCTTCTCTTTGAGAAGATAGATTATCACTTGCTTACATTTGTTTGCCATTTTCTATTACTCGTCTTGGTTCCACTGTTCTTGTGGTTCAGTGTAGCCTCTTTTACTCATAT ATCGCCACCAGAAGTTCCCGAAATTATTATACCACGGGACTTATTTGTGGCTATTGCTCTCCAGATGAGGATTGAATATATTGGAGCATTAAGAATTTTAGGTGATGCAAGTTTTGGGACAGATACTAAAAAATttttcaag GTGATTGTGGCTTTGTGGGGTCTTTCTGTTCTTGGTAGTTGGTTCAATTTTTTAACTCTCTTTTACCTGG CGACTGTGATTGTGATGGTAGTGCCAGTGCTGTATGAGAAGTATGAAGACACTGTCGATACCTTTGCTGAGAAGGCACTAGTCGAGTTAAAGATTCAATATAAATTGTTGAATGAAAATGTTCTCCAGAAAATCCCAAAAGCAATAATGTCTTACAAGAACAAGAAGCAGCACTAA
- the LOC107403542 gene encoding large ribosomal subunit protein bL17c, protein MGLCANAVVSTGNGSPWSMTSLRASLPSIPCATPSSLRFPLAAKYPSSSSSPYGFRLSQPKPKVVLRSYTGLAPVQPSISPLASPEFNSFEHCFPIIDNGGRIYAMRHGKRVPKLNRPPDQRKALLRGLTTQLLKHGRIKTTRARASAMRKYVDKMITLAKEGSLHKRRQALGFIYEKQIVHALFAEVPERYGERNGGYTRIIRTLPRRGDNAPMAYIELV, encoded by the exons ATGGGTTTGTGTGCGAATGCAGTAGTTTCGACCGGTAATGGCAGTCCATGGAGTATGACATCTCTAAGAGCGTCTTTGCCTTCCATTCCCTGTGCTACTCCTTCTTCACTGCGCTTCCCGTTAGCTGCAAAAtacccatcttcttcttcttctccatatGGGTTTAGGCTCTCACAACCCAAACCCAAAGTTGTTCTGCGCTCCTACACTGGGCTTGCCCCTGTGCAACCCAGTATCTCCCCCCTTGCTTCTCcag AATTTAACAGTTTTGAGCATTGCTTCCCCATTATCGACAATGGTGGACGGATCTATGCCATGAGACATGGAAAGCGTGTCCCCAAACTCAACAGACCACCAGACCAACGCAAAGCACTACTTCGAGGTCTTACAACTCAACTTCTTAAACATGGTCGTATCAAAACTACCAGAGCACGGGCAAGTGCAATGAGGAAATATGTTGACAAGATGATAACACTGGCAAAAGAGGGATCTCTTCATAAGAGGAGACAAGCTCTCGGCTTCATCTACGAGAAGCAGATTGTCCATGCCTTGTTCGCTGAGGTTCCGGAGAGGTATGGTGAACGAAATGGAGGGTACACCAGAATTATCAGAACACTTCCAAGACGAGGGGATAATGCTCCTATGGCATACATTGAGCTTGTATAG